Proteins from a genomic interval of Granulicella sp. L56:
- a CDS encoding PepSY-associated TM helix domain-containing protein, with product MASQVHLWLSVLLSLYLVLISLSGALMVYHDTLTCTTLPSGLSPYDPTHTASVPSVMTSAKSIFPGATITYLHLPSERLPIFQLQVSDQMKKQFQAVADPQTGKVLPLPRTWVDLIYDFHTELLLPASHGVQWNGAGAAGLLILALPGILLWWRGIKAWWRGMGFPFLKKRISTIYEEMSE from the coding sequence GTGGCGTCTCAAGTTCACCTCTGGCTGAGCGTCCTGCTCTCGCTCTACCTCGTGCTCATCTCGTTGTCGGGCGCGCTCATGGTCTACCACGACACGCTTACCTGCACCACACTTCCATCCGGTCTCTCGCCCTACGACCCGACGCATACCGCATCCGTCCCCAGCGTGATGACTTCAGCCAAGTCCATCTTTCCAGGCGCGACCATCACTTACTTGCATCTGCCCTCCGAACGGCTTCCCATCTTCCAACTCCAAGTGAGCGATCAGATGAAGAAGCAGTTCCAGGCCGTCGCCGATCCGCAGACCGGCAAGGTCCTCCCGCTGCCGCGCACCTGGGTCGACCTCATCTATGACTTCCACACCGAACTGCTGCTCCCCGCATCGCATGGCGTGCAGTGGAACGGCGCGGGCGCGGCTGGCCTGCTGATCCTCGCACTCCCCGGCATCCTTCTTTGGTGGCGCGGAATCAAGGCCTGGTGGCGCGGTATGGGCTTCCCTTTTCTGAAGAAGCGAATATCTACTATTTACGAGGAAATGTCTGAGTAA
- a CDS encoding glycosyl hydrolase family 65 protein — MQTRLGVFHRIIQFIAILGVLSAAHGIGLSEVKRPASKAVLDPASFRHYFEGFSKEEQALLGTAPPLPWEWFEKNIPWLDVPDKELEEVYYFRWYSFQKHIKRTSGGFVIDEFFPYVAWAGKFNTIDAAAEHHIKEARWLRNPEYAEDYTRFWFGPDGDPLRYSFAAADSVYQLYLSTGDKQFAIQLLPDLEKNYEAWEKTHQDANGLFWQIDDRDGMEHSISGNGYRPTINSYMYGDALAISRIAELAGKTTLAEKYNKKASDLQNLIENRLWNPHDEFFETVVRTASSGWTGDRELIGFIPWYFDIPSSKYDVAWKALFAKDGFAGRYGPTTAERRNPRYDFKNSHECLWNGPSWPFATTQTLVALANLLNEPKQSIMNSDDYLRLLKTYAHSHQLHLGNGKTIPWIDEDLDPDTGEWLARDILIAKHQPPANRGRYYNHSGFADLIITGLIGLRPSGQNEFIVHPLLPPRAWNYFAIEGLPYHGHLLTILYDRDGSRYNRGVGLQVMCDGRMIAHSNTLQLLHVSLQRPK; from the coding sequence ATGCAAACTCGATTAGGTGTTTTTCACCGCATTATTCAATTTATTGCAATCCTCGGCGTGTTGTCGGCGGCGCATGGTATCGGTCTTTCTGAAGTAAAAAGACCGGCATCGAAGGCGGTCCTCGATCCAGCTAGTTTTCGGCATTATTTTGAGGGATTTTCCAAAGAGGAACAAGCTTTGCTTGGGACGGCCCCACCGCTTCCATGGGAGTGGTTCGAAAAAAATATTCCGTGGCTTGATGTCCCAGACAAGGAATTGGAGGAGGTTTATTACTTCCGTTGGTATTCTTTTCAGAAACACATCAAGCGGACATCGGGCGGATTTGTAATTGATGAATTCTTCCCCTATGTAGCTTGGGCGGGCAAGTTTAATACGATCGATGCCGCGGCGGAACACCACATAAAAGAGGCGCGATGGCTGCGTAACCCGGAATACGCCGAAGACTACACCAGGTTCTGGTTTGGTCCCGATGGAGATCCTCTCCGATATAGCTTTGCTGCCGCAGATTCTGTCTACCAGCTCTATCTATCGACCGGAGACAAACAATTTGCGATTCAACTCCTCCCCGATCTCGAAAAGAACTATGAGGCATGGGAGAAGACGCATCAGGATGCTAATGGTCTTTTCTGGCAGATCGACGATCGGGATGGGATGGAGCACAGCATCAGCGGGAATGGCTATCGCCCCACCATTAACAGCTATATGTACGGAGACGCGCTTGCCATCTCGCGCATTGCCGAATTGGCGGGTAAGACAACGTTGGCCGAGAAATATAATAAAAAGGCGAGCGATCTTCAAAACCTGATTGAAAATCGTCTTTGGAACCCGCATGATGAGTTTTTTGAAACTGTCGTGCGAACCGCGTCCTCCGGCTGGACAGGCGATCGAGAGCTGATCGGCTTTATTCCCTGGTACTTTGACATTCCCTCCTCGAAGTATGATGTCGCCTGGAAAGCGCTGTTTGCGAAGGATGGTTTTGCGGGACGTTATGGACCTACTACGGCGGAGCGTCGAAACCCGAGATACGATTTCAAGAACTCACATGAATGCCTGTGGAATGGGCCTTCCTGGCCATTTGCTACGACTCAGACGTTGGTTGCTCTCGCCAACCTGCTTAATGAGCCTAAGCAAAGCATCATGAATTCGGACGACTATCTGCGGTTGTTGAAGACCTATGCGCATTCGCATCAACTCCATCTAGGCAATGGAAAGACAATACCCTGGATCGATGAAGACCTTGATCCCGATACCGGAGAATGGCTCGCCCGGGATATTCTCATCGCCAAGCATCAGCCGCCGGCGAATCGAGGGCGCTACTACAACCATTCTGGCTTCGCAGACCTGATCATTACTGGACTGATTGGACTCAGGCCCAGCGGCCAGAATGAATTTATCGTTCATCCTCTCCTGCCGCCTCGTGCATGGAATTACTTTGCGATCGAAGGTCTTCCATACCATGGTCATCTTCTGACGATCTTATATGACCGCGATGGCAGCCGATATAACCGTGGAGTAGGGCTTCAAGTGATGTGTGATGGGCGCATGATCGCGCATTCGAATACACTGCAACTTCTGCATGTTAGTCTTCAACGACCTAAGTAA
- a CDS encoding ATP-binding protein, which produces METGAMMRFSPRRGRYFWLVMFLIVGTILAVGADYLLSSTYGLPYSDSFAVNKGGGWQAFGGIWDIKDRSMRNESDERGARLITGNTRWKDYRIDADVRFLGSGGDIGVVVRSSDGELGVDAYDGYYVGLRRGDDSLIIGRASHGWMEGTPVHLPGGINAQEWFHLSVIVVGCDIAASATNLKTGEKAYSGFREDPCVVSGKIGLRSLATGGEWRNVHVSAAGPPELSDLKAHIKEMSGPLFPRTEAAYNATHSFPTFDPPQGHTRRASKIDINKLAFVSSLASLKEDKPGRVSIRGIVVLTSPKLYIQDTTGGVAVVAHHSPSLNLGDEVAVTGLLEPHDYSAVIRDASVHLLWDRAPLPPLSVTAAQAATGAVDAMLVEVPGHLEWVSRDNKTTVLYMNDGAQSFRAVVNSGDTDSFYRRLAPHSFLRLRGICVLDPNATQRLTPFVLWLRSTNDVDIVEGPPWWSIRHLMQVAFGFLLLALLAQIVYDRIERWRFRAITQERVRLAHELHDTFAQSFAGLGFQLQGIRKGLRASSPKLDIVNQQLDVACDIVRSTHEEASLSIILLREDSPHVSDLFKALEACASQIVFGGNVSISIDSTGQQGTLPMRVTDALFHIGREAIVNAVKHSQPSWIKIGIDYGANRVTLVVEDDGMGFDKNNESRGLGLRGMERRCTAVGGQLEILSAPGKGCRVEVMAPLLDQKSYTEYVSVVWLEVKRISRMVVGR; this is translated from the coding sequence TTGGAGACCGGTGCGATGATGAGATTCAGCCCTCGTCGCGGGCGTTATTTCTGGCTTGTCATGTTCTTGATCGTGGGAACCATTCTGGCAGTTGGCGCGGACTATCTTCTCAGTTCGACTTATGGGTTGCCTTATTCGGATTCGTTTGCCGTCAATAAAGGAGGCGGATGGCAAGCATTTGGGGGGATTTGGGACATCAAAGATCGAAGTATGCGCAATGAGTCGGACGAAAGAGGCGCAAGGCTCATTACCGGGAATACTCGCTGGAAAGACTACAGGATTGACGCAGATGTAAGGTTCTTAGGATCGGGTGGAGATATAGGGGTTGTGGTTCGGTCGAGCGATGGAGAACTTGGGGTCGATGCATATGATGGGTACTATGTCGGCCTCAGGAGAGGCGATGATTCGCTCATTATTGGCAGAGCCAGCCATGGATGGATGGAAGGAACGCCGGTGCATCTGCCAGGAGGGATCAACGCGCAGGAATGGTTCCATCTAAGTGTTATCGTAGTGGGATGCGATATTGCAGCCTCGGCCACCAATCTTAAAACAGGGGAGAAAGCCTATTCCGGCTTTAGAGAAGATCCTTGTGTGGTCAGTGGAAAAATAGGTCTGCGGTCGCTGGCAACGGGAGGAGAATGGCGTAATGTACATGTCTCAGCCGCAGGGCCGCCGGAGCTGTCCGACCTCAAGGCACATATTAAGGAGATGAGTGGCCCGTTGTTTCCTCGCACTGAGGCTGCCTATAACGCAACGCATTCCTTTCCTACCTTTGACCCTCCGCAAGGTCATACTCGCCGAGCCAGCAAAATTGATATTAATAAACTTGCATTTGTCAGCAGCCTCGCTTCTCTCAAAGAGGACAAGCCTGGGCGTGTTTCCATCCGGGGAATCGTGGTCCTCACATCGCCCAAGCTCTATATTCAGGACACTACAGGTGGGGTTGCTGTCGTAGCGCATCATTCGCCCTCGCTCAACCTGGGAGATGAAGTCGCGGTTACCGGTCTTTTAGAGCCGCATGACTATTCTGCCGTTATTCGCGATGCCTCGGTCCATCTCCTGTGGGACCGTGCGCCCCTGCCACCCTTGTCGGTAACAGCCGCACAGGCAGCGACGGGTGCGGTGGACGCCATGCTCGTGGAAGTCCCTGGACACCTTGAATGGGTCTCACGCGATAACAAGACTACCGTGCTCTACATGAATGATGGTGCGCAGTCTTTCCGCGCCGTCGTGAATAGCGGCGATACAGATTCGTTCTATCGCCGGCTTGCTCCCCACAGTTTTCTCAGGCTAAGGGGAATCTGCGTCTTAGATCCAAATGCAACCCAACGACTCACGCCGTTTGTGCTGTGGCTGCGTTCGACGAACGATGTCGATATTGTCGAAGGCCCTCCATGGTGGTCGATTCGTCATCTCATGCAAGTTGCATTTGGTTTTCTTCTGCTGGCCCTTCTGGCCCAAATCGTATATGACCGGATAGAGCGCTGGCGGTTTCGCGCTATTACACAGGAGCGTGTTCGGCTGGCGCATGAACTGCACGATACCTTCGCGCAAAGCTTTGCCGGTCTTGGATTCCAACTGCAGGGCATCCGGAAGGGGCTGCGAGCCTCGTCTCCGAAGTTAGACATCGTAAACCAGCAATTGGACGTGGCCTGCGATATCGTTCGCAGTACTCATGAGGAGGCCAGCTTGAGCATCATCCTCCTGCGCGAAGACTCTCCTCATGTAAGCGACCTTTTCAAAGCTCTTGAAGCATGTGCCTCTCAGATTGTCTTTGGAGGAAACGTATCCATCAGCATCGATAGCACCGGTCAACAGGGAACATTGCCGATGCGCGTGACGGATGCGCTCTTTCACATAGGACGCGAAGCGATCGTCAATGCTGTGAAACATAGTCAGCCTTCCTGGATCAAGATTGGCATCGACTATGGAGCAAATAGGGTAACGCTTGTGGTGGAAGATGATGGAATGGGCTTCGATAAAAACAATGAAAGCCGAGGACTGGGTTTGAGAGGGATGGAAAGGCGTTGTACCGCAGTCGGCGGGCAACTGGAGATCTTGAGCGCTCCCGGGAAGGGATGCCGCGTCGAGGTGATGGCTCCGCTGTTGGACCAAAAGAGCTATACCGAATATGTTTCTGTTGTCTGGCTTGAGGTAAAAAGGATTAGCAGGATGGTTGTTGGCAGATAA
- a CDS encoding substrate-binding domain-containing protein translates to MLDGCSRSSSKTIVVIPETTAQEIWETEHAGVEAAVLGTRWKIYWNGPASEDEVDKQIDLVQKATNERAGGIVLSPDHAVALTSVIRRALSSHVPVVITGSPLPILHEAGLHQILNDNEESGRLAAERLATLFDGKGTVAILGFNPDIVSTVQVTNALSYEIQQNYPNIQIVARPKGSFRLGEMEAQAEEILRASPQLSAIVTIGITSTRGAYIALKNTDRYKTVKLIGCDQDLDLMYYLRRGEIDSIVVQNTYEMGYDAIKSIQSQHEGRTFPEVTRVKPVLVTRENIDSDAIQRLLTMDWRPVR, encoded by the coding sequence GTGCTCGACGGATGCTCACGATCGTCATCGAAGACGATCGTTGTCATTCCAGAGACGACGGCACAGGAGATATGGGAGACGGAGCATGCAGGTGTGGAAGCGGCAGTCCTTGGAACCCGGTGGAAGATCTACTGGAACGGTCCCGCAAGTGAAGACGAAGTTGACAAGCAAATCGACTTAGTTCAGAAGGCCACGAACGAGCGTGCCGGTGGGATCGTTTTATCACCAGACCATGCTGTTGCTCTCACGTCTGTGATACGACGAGCCCTATCGAGTCATGTTCCGGTGGTCATTACCGGGTCGCCGTTGCCTATTCTTCACGAAGCAGGCCTTCATCAGATATTGAATGATAATGAGGAATCCGGTCGACTGGCTGCTGAGAGACTTGCAACTCTCTTTGATGGAAAAGGGACTGTGGCGATCCTGGGCTTCAATCCCGATATCGTCAGTACCGTTCAGGTTACAAATGCACTGTCCTATGAAATTCAACAAAACTATCCTAATATTCAAATTGTGGCTCGTCCCAAAGGATCATTCCGTCTTGGGGAAATGGAAGCGCAGGCCGAAGAGATACTACGGGCTTCGCCACAGCTTAGCGCTATCGTAACCATCGGAATTACCTCTACTCGCGGGGCCTACATTGCACTCAAAAACACAGATCGATACAAAACAGTAAAACTAATTGGCTGCGATCAGGATCTTGATTTGATGTACTACCTGCGCCGCGGCGAGATAGATTCGATTGTTGTTCAGAATACCTATGAGATGGGCTACGACGCGATTAAAAGTATTCAATCGCAGCATGAAGGCCGCACGTTTCCTGAAGTAACTCGAGTTAAACCAGTCCTCGTTACCAGAGAAAATATTGATAGCGATGCAATCCAGAGGTTACTGACGATGGATTGGAGACCGGTGCGATGA
- a CDS encoding TonB-dependent receptor, whose protein sequence is MPVPRLKSLFLDARVTGSSRQSVDTVNTQSIPAWARLDIDGRYELKTRAPVSLQVNIDNVTVNNYYKSSSSVSAMPHCAQRAPPWA, encoded by the coding sequence TTGCCAGTGCCCCGCCTCAAGTCGCTCTTCCTCGACGCTCGCGTGACAGGGTCATCAAGGCAATCCGTGGACACGGTAAACACGCAGAGCATCCCCGCATGGGCTCGCCTCGACATCGACGGTCGCTATGAGTTAAAAACGAGGGCACCCGTCTCGCTGCAGGTCAACATCGACAACGTCACCGTCAACAACTACTACAAGTCCAGCTCCTCGGTCTCGGCTATGCCGCACTGCGCACAGCGCGCTCCTCCATGGGCATAA